One window from the genome of Drosophila albomicans strain 15112-1751.03 chromosome 2L, ASM965048v2, whole genome shotgun sequence encodes:
- the LOC117565642 gene encoding uncharacterized protein LOC117565642, whose protein sequence is MNNTKMEVSNEEAMEVPNEQVMAVSSEQVNKDSNEQSKEVFNEEPMQVSSEQPMKLIHDQPMKHFMEMSVEKSMKMSREQPVKMPKLLPIKVGDEQPMDLSNKLLLGVTNEQPFKMPFEQSLMLTNNQPLKVPNNHRVEVSNIKPIEEVNAPTNEAADELMINLNDEPMGQSNKNPNEKLEQKTVEELIQQRDKVSLKAYEDSQKSLRFTYRTASSLIGLANKEIRQNINIGHKAAEEVSQQLDRKLLVNSSRLALRNASVQNERKADGEINRKFVKVSTEKAAEPVKEQHKEKPKDHPKELPNVEANQATDDVPQVFHQLPNNAGELVYEVPMRHYAGKRLLITELIVPENREERRPSYFDRKGIEQMLLKYSAMENVLRQGPFNEELVDGILSAVETYAKYMVKSVIELCEHRTGYWLYNDPRCVMQHDMRSTMMFLNDREAADFGGADDETPGHRSRWMKMKRKLPGSSSLEHEMRLESTNTTALLALGGRKPTAASTSRFGSGVATALPPRAPPLRAKRVVVKDIVQFMENNKRYARSQLLYEAYLTYNL, encoded by the exons ATGAACAACACGAAGATGGAGGTGTCTAATGAAGAAGCTATGGAAGTGCCTAATGAGCAGGTTATGGCGGTATCTAGCGAGCAGGTTAACAAAGATTCCAACGAACAGTCTAAAGAGGTATTCAACGAGGAGCCTATGCAGGTGTCCAGTGAGCAGCCTATGAAGCTGATCCATGATCAGCCCATGAAGCATTTTATGGAAATGTCCGTCGAGAAGTCTATGAAAATGTCTCGTGAGCAGCCTGTGAAAATGCCTAAACTGCTGCCTATAAAAGTGGGCGATGAGCAACCTATGGATTTGTCCAATAAGCTACTTTTAGGGGTGACCAATGAGCAACCTTTCAAGATGCCCTTTGAGCAGTCTTTGATGCTGACCAACAACCAACCTTTGAAGGTACCTAACAATCATCGTGTAGAGGTGTCGAACATAAAACCCATTGAAGAAGTCAACGCACCAACTAATGAAGCAGCCGATGAATTGatgatcaatttaaatgatgaACCCATGGGGCAATCTAATAAAAACCCCAATGAAAAACTCGAGCAGAAAACTGTTGAAGAACTTATTCAGCAACGTGATAAAGTCAGCCTGAAAGCTTACGAAGACAGTCAGAAATCTTTACGATTTACCTACCGGACAGCTTCCTCACTAATCGGATTGGCAAATAAAGAAATCAGGCAGAATATTAACATCGGCCACAAAGCTGCAGAAGAAGTTAGTCAGCAACTTGACAGAAAACTCTTAGTGAATTCGTCTAGATTAGCTTTGCGGAACGCTTCTGTTCAAAACGAACGAAAGGCAGATGGAGAAATCAACCGAAAGTTTGTTAAAGTTTCCACCGAGAAAGCTGCTGAACCGGTCAAAGAGCAGCACAAGGAGAAGCCCAAAGATCACCCCAAGGAGCTCCCCAATGTTGAGGCAAACCAGGCGACCGATGATGTTCCTCAAGTGTTTCATCAGCTGCCCAACAACGCTGGCGAGTTGGTTTACGAGGTGCCCATGCGACACTATGCCGGCAAGCGTTTGCTCATCACGGAGTTGATCGTGCCCGAGAATAGAGAGGAACGTCGTCCCTCGTACTTTGATCGCAAGGGCATTGAGCAGATGTTGCTCAAGTACAGCGCCATGGAGAATGTGTTGCGTCAGGGACCTTTTAACGAGGAGCTTGTGGATGGCATATTGTCCGCCGTGGAGACGTATGCCAAGTACATGGTCAAGTCGGTTATTGAGCTGTGCGAGCATCGCACTGGCTATTGGCTTTACAACGATCCGCGTTGTGTGATGCAGCACGATATGCGCTCAACGATGATGTTTCTCAACGATCGCGAGGCGGCCGATTTTGGTGGCGCCGATGACGAAACTCCAGGGCATCGCAG TCGCTGGATGAAGATGAAACGCAAACTTCCGGGCAGCAGTTCGCTGGAACACGAGATGCGTTTGGAGTCGACCAACACAACGGCTCTCTTGGCTCTGGGCGGACGCAAGCCGACAGCAGCGAGTACCTCCAGATTTGGCAGTGGAGTTGCCACAGCGTTGCCACCACGTGCACCGCCTTTGCGTGCCAAGCGTGTGGTTGTCAAGGATATCGTACAGTTCATGGAGAACAACAAACGCTATGCTCGATCGCAGTTGCTCTACGAAGCCTACTTGACATACAATTTGTAG